Proteins encoded together in one Plasmodium brasilianum strain Bolivian I chromosome 4, whole genome shotgun sequence window:
- a CDS encoding Sel1 repeat-containing protein — protein sequence MIKNVFYVILTFSFFLLIIKCEYYTNEKKDIFIEIESSNANYDKRNGNPLKDKANEARYKNSAASNKRDKVNKEEGIQLEDIKEDIIKRKRKNENYDNEKKSYNTFYNSKSEATKEDRKERSVGGKIRHKSREEINEEGKTYSMHAEDGISSSDLNDDKDDDKTNKRMPTNSVEISNEQHSNEQHSNEQHSNEQHSNEQHSNEQHSNEQHSNEQHSNEQHSNEQHSNEQHRNDNFLAQFQDRIEIYDGIIDEIVIRSLNSRRNYTYMNMLEEYSLMTKMNKEMYDTLKYLIRIVKYSTISNIPSYNEKKMVLKYDVKENIYKKHFIISLFRWYNTFKIVESSFDKTNYVFYIDDRNNIYSYKYTYKLVLNLVSSQNFLFYINLNKFSLLEILDSYNKYNFKINNTIRYYPSHMYNFENFNDFVYSYFSHYNHRFFEKHKYLIDEEVWYNKIIHDDNNQLFKKLKKLNNNFILYKFKTNSDVKVNYLEAEMTLIFSIFKDFLLHLLNNLYNEYYFDKMQHAAGGAKVREVPSRASGVVKEAAKEAVIGKEIDVATDVATDVATDVATDVAIDVATDVAIDVAIDVATDVAIDVATDVAIDVATDIANTEVMSDSKKEEAEKVPESAVGYVRGDEQVELKGAYHHPNNSTYENMHSEGEQCSTDGGLKGDHASSCRRSAESGGTHGNANKQGDTKSNVHSSANVNMYNEEKDNLQSNTRSTVIDSISGSNSSDDSVSKEGEMRNDRLDMESGYIERDEVEDADDDESKYAPNQEKKNVDAGEEDSDIWNNILESYYKLSGNENLKKYNNYIIKNLNRFLNLSGENLNNDYNNYKNKYELKDGFIINKNMDRNIALIFNPSKDIFSYLNQINNKKKINFKKIYEYLLTIMKYKDGSNFYDNHLQCRSRTDMLQYIEEKYGLPNYYEISEQNIINGVDHLREKPRTREEMFSHMKRDDLSRFIILNGNDGGGIGKMGNIQTKEVSNPREMYRKIDLGIYTPAATQMKDKIHDQLKLLRTKFTDKLKSEATCVLAFLYLIGINDDNGKLQFPYGFPRNIDYSVKLIRKGKDGLCNFLSGILYHINLPIFVNNSSISITTEINDDIIDMNDSSVNSFFYIYYKNNNIIRNYDFLSDESRIIPRVGDNIKSKIISYSLGSTKDDFYSKLAFTNNIMRLKYKNKMNNIYLKDHFDFTYDKKNYEHSVIKNNISPFLTSCNYLLSNILGAVVESLKSSSSIESGLYEEYINEKHRHLIHNTVDHNKNLFEYFLKLADSRNSYALAALGEIYYLGNESIGVERDEVKAFEFWKKAADQGDSTSALSTGYAYLDEYKRFAKKEEIVKNMSRDELLNMIRGEKSGNAGKGSVGSSGSNGSSSVFDLYEETKDLGQTEGKNSMNGKKSGEAKSTSRGGEQGQRGDTKEGRREENTDEHYALMSNVNRVSFSNEGTSTGLNDDALNGFSNISSNQEYMGDMPQGSYVNSFFDGSSTFYDGSDSSAQYGSTNVGGEGSTTYENGAHKIGSNIKTSHVVHEGEKNDKQGEYVQSGDNSHSSSSQTYEGGKQMDDNIFEEQDEVIKKYMDDLSKDANKAFKNAEQYFHKAIRNNEGSLENILAKYNIYKFGLGTSKNLELAGYYLKKAADKGDNISQMLLGHYYSGTDIGIKLKDYNDDKIENFKKSYKYYNMSAKNGNIISLYNKNILILKGVNPNYKSFNEKCEKTLKHFHFIGLFNDRLYALTKLLKRNYQFKDYTGSLLVSIMLSELGDHPNNVNASFLWTLKRQTMQVFMEKYTIVESNVEKYRLALSMEQDSKEKRGGSESRSGSAASNGSAANSGSGQIIKRIYNKEKGVKYTIQRNSTVKELLHRNRRRGAVFKKDNWYYMKDINTLEGIKHKGLITANSGSQEREKYNSTSSSDTPGKGKVDRGSYGYVNNEHKKKGEKLNEGTNESVSESMNDETSKKKNLYNYDTYHLSKKHRQMELLENYDKIILNEIKKEKDNEGKIRRIEQVKNTIMEHLRTTEFLHCYYKPMSYYQIKLEEEKQRRLNGSMEGKNRRETSSNIMRTTDAQDNQFNRYSTLLESEDIKEIFYYKKKYSSNIFHEIQSFSKNCDVCKQYYDIYSAYYGYKKSSIDLIKKYREGDEFTIKSKRKELQYLIKNSGEHNHESLYYKAVFLENNKLDSLKNILQIYLELARDKHHACNVIGVLGILKIFFKKIFFDINIFKRQKREINTTSAIPIHTFYDSNTCTLEDNFLYKTEFDKKCFNFDYLLKNNYIYSEIRYTDIFKLLYSLFLSFFKMK from the exons ATGATTAAAAATGTCTTTTACGTTATActtacattttcattttttctattaataataaagtgCGAATACTATACCAATGAAAAgaaagatatatttattgaaatCGAAAGCAGTAATGCCAATTATGATAAGCGCAATGGGAATCCGTTGAAAGACAAGGCAAATGAAGCACGGTATAAAAACAGTGCAGCTAGTAATAAGAGGGATAAGgtaaataaagaagaagGTATTCAGTTAGAGGATATAAAAGaagatattataaaaaggaagagaaaaaatgaaaattatgataatgaaaagaaaagctataatactttttacaACTCAAAAAGTGAAGCAACGAAAGAGGATAGGAAGGAAAGAAGTGTGGGAGGGAAAATTCGTCATAAGAGCAGAGAGGAAATTAACGAAGAGGGGAAAACATATAGTATGCATGCAGAAGATGGTATTAGCAGTAGCGATCTTAACGATGATAAAGATGATGATAAGACGAATAAGAGGATGCCCACGAATTCAGTGGAAATCAGTAACGAACAACACAGTAACGAACAACACAGTAACGAACAACACAGTAACGAACAACACAGTAACGAACAACACAGTAACGAACAACACAGTAACGAACAACACAGTAACGAACAGCACAGTAACGAACAACACAGTAACGAACAACACAGTAACGAACAGCACAGGAATGATAACTTCCTTGCACAGTTTCAAGATAGAATCGAAATTTATGATGGCATTATTGACGAAATTGTTATTAGAAGCTTGAACAGCAGGAGGAATTACACGTATATGAACATGTTAGAAGAATATTCATTGATGACAAAGATGAATAAAGAGATGTACGATACGTTAAAATACTTAATTCGAATTGTTAAGTATAGTACTATTAGTAATATCCCGTcttataatgaaaagaaaatggtattaaaatatgatgttaaagagaatatatataaaaaacattttattatttcattatttcgtTGGTacaatacatttaaaatagtaGAATCATCTTTTGATAAAACTAATTATGTATTCTACATTGATGAtaggaataatatatactccTATAAATATACCTATAAATTAGTTTTAAATTTAGTGAGTTCAcaaaatttcttattttatatcaacttaaataaattttcgtTATTAGAAATTTTGGAcagttataataaatacaattttaaaattaataacacGATAAGGTACTATCCTTCTCATATGTATAACTTCGAAAATTTCAATGATTTTGtctattcatatttttctcattataATCATCGTTTTTTTGAAAAGCACAAATATTTAATAGATGAAGAGGTAtggtataataaaataatacatgatgataataaccagttgtttaaaaaattaaaaaaattaaataataattttattttatacaaatttaaGACCAACTCTGATGTTAAAGTCAACTACTTAGAAGCAGAAATGACGTTAATATTTTCCATCTTCAAGGATTTCCTGCTTCATTTGTTGAACAacttatataatgaatattatttCGATAAGATGCAACATGCCGCGGGTGGAGCAAAGGTCAGGGAGGTGCCTAGCAGAGCGTCCGGTGTGGTAAAAGAAGCGGCAAAGGAAGCGGTAATTGGTAAAGAGATCGATGTAGCGACCGATGTAGCGACCGATGTAGCGACCGATGTAGCGACCGATGTAGCGATCGATGTAGCGACCGATGTAGCGATCGATGTAGCGATCGATGTAGCAACCGATGTAGCGATCGATGTAGCAACCGATGTAGCGATCGATGTAGCAACCGATATTGCTAATACTGAGGTCATGTCGGATTCCAAGAAGGAGGAAGCGGAGAAAGTGCCAGAATCGGCCGTAGGCTATGTGAGAGGAGATGAACAAGTTGAATTGAAGGGAGCATATCACCACCCGAATAATAGtacatatgaaaatatgCACAGCGAAGGGGAACAATGTTCAACGGATGGAGGGCTTAAGGGTGATCATGCAAGTTCGTGTAGAAGAAGTGCAGAGAGTGGTGGAACCCATGGAAACGCGAACAAGCAGGGTGATACTAAGAGTAATGTTCATAGTAGTGCGAATGTAAACATGTATAACGAAGAGAAAGATAACCTTCAGAGTAACACGCGCAGTACTGTTATTGATAGTATCAGTGGTAGTAATAGTAGTGATGATAGCGTGAGTAAGGAAGGAGAAATGAGGAACGATCGCTTGGACATGGAAAGTGGTTACATAGAAAGAGACGAAGTAGAAGATGCAGATGATGATGAGAGCAAATATGCTCCAAACCAAGAGAAGAAGAATGTAGATGCTGGAGAGGAAGATAGTGATATATGGAATAACATCCTAGAATcgtattataaattatctgGTAATGAaaatcttaaaaaatataataattatataataaagaatttaaaccgttttcttaatttatctggagaaaatttaaataatgattataataattataaaaataaatatgaactaAAAGAtggttttattattaacaaaaatatggaTAGAAATATCGCATTGATTTTTAATCCGTCAAAAGATATCTTTTCTTATTTGAAtcaaataaacaataaaaaaaaaataaattttaaaaaaatatatgaatatttactaacaattatgaaatataagGATGGTAGTAACTTTTACGACAATCATTTGCAATGTAGAAGTAGAACAGACATGTTACAATATATTGAAGAGAAATATGGTCTGCCGAACTATTATGAGATAAGTGAGCAGAACATAATAAATGGTGTGGATCACTTGAGGGAAAAGCCTAGGACAAGAGAGGAGATGTTCTCCCACATGAAGCGGGACGATTTGAGTagatttatcattttaaatGGAAATGATGGCGGTGGTATTGGTAAAATGGGGAACATTCAGACAAAGGAGGTATCCAATCCTAGGGAAATGTACAGAAAGATAGATCTGGGGATATACACCCCTGCGGCTACCCAGATGAAGGATAAAATACACGATCAGCTGAAATTGTTGAGGACCAAATTTACAGACAAGTTAAAAAGTGAAGCAACGTGTGTGTTAgcatttctatatttaataggaataaatgatgataatgGGAAGTTACAATTCCCATATGGTTTTCCTAGAAACATTGATTATTCAGTAAAACTTATTAGAAAAGGTAAAGATggtttatgtaattttttgagtggtatattatatcatataaatttacccatttttgtaaataattcTTCTATTTCTATTACAACAGAAATAAATGATGATATTATTGATATGAATGATAGTTCTGTTAATagctttttttatatttattataaaaataataatatcataagaaattatgattttttatCGGATGAAAGTAGGATTATACCACGAGTAGGGgataatataaaatcaaaaattatttcgtATTCATTAGGATCAACTAAAGATGATTTTTATAGTAAATTAGCATttactaataatataatgagattaaaatataaaaataaaatgaataatatatatttgaaagaTCATTTTGATTTTACTTatgataagaaaaattatgaacattctgttatcaaaaataatatttctccttttttaacATCATGTAATTACTTACTAAGTAATATATTAGGAGCAGTTGTAGAATCGTTAAAATCTTCTTCATCAATTGAGAGTGGATTATatgaagaatatataaatgaaaaacataGACATCTAATACATAACACTGTagatcataataaaaatttgtttgaatattttttaaaattagctGATAGCAGAAACTCTTATGCTCTTGCAGCATTAggagaaatatattatttaggAAATGAAAGTATAGGTGTCGAAAGAGATGAAGTCAAAGCTTTTGAGTTTTGGAAAAAAGCTGCAGATCAGGGAGATAGCACTTCCGCCTTGTCAACTGGATATGCTTATTTAGATGAGTACAAAAGGTTTGCAAAGAAGGAGGAGATCGTGAAGAACATGAGTCGAGATGAATTGCTCAACATGATAAGGGGTGAGAAGTCAGGCAACGCGGGGAAGGGTAGCGTTGGTAGTAGCGGAAGCAATGGAAGCAGTAGCGTGTTCGATTTGTATGAAGAAACAAAGGACTTGGGTCAAACAGAGGGAAAGAATAGCATGAATGGGAAAAAAAGTGGAGAAGCAAAAAGTACGTCTAGAGGAGGAGAACAGGGTCAAAGGGGTGATACGAAGGAAGGCAGAAGAGAAGAAAACACAGATGAGCATTACGCACTTATGTCTAATGTAAATAGAGTGTCCTTCTCAAACGAAGGTACATCCACTGGATTGAATGATGATGCTCTAAACggtttttcaaatatatctTCTAATCAGGAATATATGGGAGATATGCCACAGGGCAGTTATGTGAATTCTTTCTTTGATGGATCATCTACATTTTATGATGGATCGGACTCGTCTGCGCAGTATGGAAGTACAAATGTAGGGGGGGAAGGAAGCACTACTTACGAAAATGGTGCTCATAAGATAGGGTCAAATATCAAAACTTCACATGTGGTGCATGAGGGGGAGAAGAATGACAAGCAAGGGGAGTACGTGCAAAGCGGGGATAACAGTCATAGTTCTAGCAGTCAGACTTATGAGGGTGGTAAGCAGATGGACGATAATATTTTTGAGGAACAGGATGAGGTTATTAAAAAGTACATGGATGACCTAAGCAAAGACGCTAATAAAGCGTTTAAAAATGCGGAgcaatattttcataaagcAATAAGAAACAACGAAGGTAGTTTAGAAAACAttttagcaaaatataatatttacaaattcgGGTTAGGGACGAGTAAAAATTTAGAACTAGCTGGatactatttaaaaaaggcaGCAGATAAAGGAGATAATATATCACAGATGTTATTAGGGCATTATTATTCAGGTACAGATATaggtataaaattaaaagattataatgatgataaaatagaaaattttaaaaagtcgtataaatattataatatgtcAGCGAAGAatggaaatattatttcattatataataaaaatatattaatattgaaAGGAGTTAATCCGAATTATAAAtcatttaatgaaaaatgtgaaaaaacGTTGAAgcattttcatttcattGGTTTATTTAATGATCGTTTATATGCTTTAACAAAATTGTTAAAGAGAAATTATCAGTTTAAGGATTATACTGGTTCCTTATTAGTTTCTATTATGTTGTCCGAGTTAGGAGATCATCCTAATAATGTCAATGCTTCTTTTTTGTGGACTTTGAAAAGGCAAACTATGCAGGTATTTATGGAAAAGTACACCATTGTTGAGAGTAACGTGGAGAAATACAGGTTGGCCTTAAGCATGGAGCAGGACAGCAAGGAGAAGAGGGGCGGTAGTGAATCCAGAAGTGGAAGTGCAGCCAGTAATGGTAGTGCAGCCAACAGCGGAAGTggtcaaataataaaacgaaTTTACAACAAGGAGAAGGGGGTAAAATATACCATTCAGAGAAATTCAACAGTCA AAGAATTGTTGCATCGAAATCGAAGAAGGGGTGCTGTCTTTAAAAAGGATAACTGGTATTACATGAAGGATATAAATACATTGGAAGGTATTAAACACAAGGGACTTATTACTGCTAATAGTGGAAGTCAGGAAAGAGAGAAATATAACAGCACGAGTAGTAGTGATACTCCGGGAAAGGGCAAGGTGGACAGAGGAAGTTATGGATACGTGAATAATgagcacaaaaaaaaaggcgaaaaattaaatgaaggCACTAATGAAAGCGTGAGTGAAAGCATGAATGACGAAAcgagcaaaaaaaaaaatttgtacaaCTACGACACGTATCATCTGTCAAAGAAACACAGACAAATGGAGTTACTCGAAAATTATGACAAAATTATACTAAACGAAATAAAGAAGGAAAAGGACAACGAAGGAAAAATTAGGAGGATAGAACAGGTTAAGAACACCATTATGGAGCACCTCCGAACAACGGAATTTTTGCACTGTTACTACAAACCCATGTCTTACTATCAAATTAAGTtggaagaagaaaaacaaagGCGATTAAATGGAAGTATGGAAGGCAAGAACCGTAGGGAAACTAGTAGTAACATCATGCGTACGACAGATGCTCAAGATAATCAGTTTAACAGATATTCCACTTTACTAGAGAGTGAAgacataaaagaaatattttattacaagaagaaatattcttcaaatatatttcatgaaATTCAGAGTTTTTCCAAAAACTGTGATGTGTGCAAACAATACtatgatatatattcagCCTATTATGGATATAAAAAGTCAAGTAttgatttaattaaaaaatatagggAAGGTGATGAATTTactataaaaagtaaaagaaaagaattacaatatttaataaagaacTCAGGTGAACATAATCATGAATCTCTTTATTATAAAGCtgtttttttagaaaataataaattagatagtttaaaaaatatattacagaTATATTTAGAATTAGCAAGAGATAAACATCATGCTTGTAATGTTATTGGAGTTTTAggtattttgaaaatattttttaaaaaaatcttttttgatatcaatatttttaaaagacaGAAAAGAGAAATCAACACGACTTCTGCCATTcccatacatacattttatgACTCGAACACATGCACTTTGgaagataattttttatataaaaccgAATTTGATAAAAAGTGTTTTAACTTTGActatttgttaaaaaacaattatatttattccgAAATTAGGTATACGGACATCTTTAAACTTTTGTATAGTTTATTCTTGTCCTtctttaaaatgaaatag
- a CDS encoding condensin-2 complex subunit H2 produces MSTTDELSTLIQNLQKCNNTNECINFDLVSTIQEFLNCLDKNEFEDLDKRISENEKEKEKDHMNSFTSAAIFVENCVKVFGLKIEHLHNLAHNTLYNIHKESKNNNTNKKPLLTSYEEEYLFINEIRNLKNITNENEQVEDETLVKTIPLPTFLFSENVKKKENNEDNKKCSTSNSQIMRLTEDELGKKKKEANEESVAKGKDRNKTDMSDGLDSANERIEEQITEIELIEKNSINSLNFDKIFLENDGILLLDINDYNIFIDDQHDFSIKNKNSTILFEKYDFFSRHSTYISSNNLSKYIEPKKSVEDIYKIFTINDLLSEKLPSDIFLFKQHFSDYDFSLGILKNKKYVLNKFQDQKKYFYILDDNTHMDNNRPIQLLEKNDINKKLPNYYILNCYNIKNSKYFLTYMQPSQILDIIKRNETGYRGDLMGESALFSPHENKQSVKDAQDTTSNNASNDSSAFDENASNLSNDQKLFNQIRIPDIYIQKLGLNFSYYHLEPLLYDLIKDLKKKKNVEKFFSISFSDENANYDFDILKDDEYQEGKDLEGATVEEKLTMDNFMDARSLNDDINDDLPLEVFYKKDSGDGFFVPFDEDIHERVNKWNIFLEEKLELLRKQPRYDVDIYKKNIINYTMNCGDKIPFTNLIRDKEQYQICRNFLTILMLINTDVLNIKEIKRNHGFSNDVTNYEINIKKENVQEYLSASKRFKNTSFAIKDKKRKTELKNGNKDIYPSKRKTEAKNG; encoded by the exons ATGTCAACGACAGACGAGTTAAGCACACTGAtacaaaatttacaaaaatgtaataacaCGAATGAATGTATAAACTTTGACTTAGTTAGTACGATACAAGAATTCTTAAATTGTTTAGATAAAAACGAATTTGAAGATTTGGATAAACGAATAAgcgaaaatgaaaaggaaaaagaaaaggatcACATGAACAGCTTCACATCTGCAGCTATTTTTGTTGAAAACTGTGTAAAAGTGTTTGGCCTAAAAATTGAACATTTACACAATTTAGCTCATAacacattatataatattcataaagaaagcaaaaataataatacgaACAAGAAACCATTATTAACATCTTATGAagaagaatatttatttattaatgaaataagaaatttaaaaaatattactaatgAAAATGAGCAAGTGGAAGACGAAACACTAGTAAAAACTATCCCCTTACCTACCTTTCTTTTTTCggaaaatgtgaaaaaaaaggaaaataatgaagataataaaaaatgttcgACATCTAACAGCCAAATAATGAGGTTGACAGAGGACGAATtgggcaaaaaaaaaaaagaagctaATGAAGAGAGTGTAGCTAAAGGAAAAGATAGGAATAAGACGGATATGTCAGATGGCCTAGATAGCGCGAATGAACGCATTGAAGAACAGATTACAGAAATAGAATTGATCGAAAAGAATTCCATAAATTCCCtcaattttgataaaatatttctagaGAATGATGGAATATTACTTCTAGATATCAATgactataatattttcatagaTGATCAACATGATTTTTCAATTAAGAATAAGAATAGCACAATCTTATTTGAAAAGTATGATTTCTTTTCCAGACATTCTACTTATATATCTTCTAATAATTTgagtaaatatatagaacCCAAAAAAAGTGTAGaagatatttataaaatttttactattaatgACCTTCTATCTGAAAAGCTTCCTTCAGACATATTCTTGTTTAAACAGCATTTTTCTGACTATGATTTCTCTTTAGGTAtcttgaaaaataaaaaatatgtgttaAACAAATTTCAagatcaaaaaaaatatttttatatacttgaTGATAATACACACATGGATAATAACAGACCCATACAATTGTTGGAAAAAAatgacataaataaaaagttacctaactattatattttgaactgttataatataaaaaattccaAATATTTTCTAACGTATATGCAACCTAGTCAAATTTTagatattattaaaagaaacgAGACAGGTTACAGGGGTGATTTGATGGGGGAATCCGCACTATTCTCTCCCCATGAGAATAAACAAAGTGTCAAGGATGCCCAAGATACCACTTCTAACAACGCCAGCAATGATAGCAGCGCTTTCGATGAGAACGCTTCTAACTTGTCCAACGACCAGAAGCTGTTCAACCAAATAAGAATACCCGACATATACATCCAAAAGCTGGGCCTAAATTTCTCGTACTACCACCTAGAGCCATTACTGTACGATTTGATAAAagacttgaaaaaaaaaaaaaatgtggaaaaatttttttctattagcTTTAGTGATGAAAATGCTAACTACGATTTTGACATATTAAAAGATGATGAATACCAAGAGGGAAAGGATTTGGAAGGTGCGACCGTTGAAGAGAAGTTAACTATGGATAATTTCATGGATGCGCGATCCTTAAATGATGATATAAACGATGATCTTCCCTTAGAGGTTTTCTATAAGAAGGACTCCGGAGATGGGTTTTTTGTTCCATTCGACGAAGATATCCACGAGAG AGTGAACAAGTGGAATATATTCCTCGAGGAAAAGCTTGAACTCTTAAGGAAACAGCCACGATACGATGtggatatttataaaaaaaatatcatcaATTATACTATGAATTGTGGAGATAAAATACCATTTACCAATCTCATAAGAGACAAAGAACAGTATCAAATTTGCAGAAATTTCTTAACAATTCTTATGCTAATAAATACGgatgttttaaatataaaagagatAAAACGTAACCATGGTTTTTCCAATGATGTTACTAACtatgaaattaatataaaaaaggaaaatgttCAGGAATATCTTAGCGCTTCTAAACGATTTAAAAATACTAGTTTTGCCataaaagacaaaaaaagaaaaactgaATTGAAAAATGGAAACAAGGACATTTATCCCTCCAAAAGAAAAACTGAAGCGAAAAATGGctag